ATGTAAAAGCCTTAACCCGATTTCCTTCTCGAGGCCACTTATCCGGCGCGACAGTGTCGAGTTCGGCATCCCCATCGCCTCGGCCGCACGGCGAAAACTGCGCGCCTTCACGACTTCGACGAACAGCGCCATGTCGTTGAGAAACTCCAATGTCATTGCTCCATCAGTGGATCAGTCAATTCCGTTTTACCAGGTTTATCCCGAATTCGGATTGATCAATGATAGCCACATCGTTTCCTGAGGAGTACCGCAATGCATTCGCTTTTTTCTCAAGTCCAGATCGGTCGCCTTACACTGTCCAACCGCATGGTCATGGCCCCGATGACGCGTTCGCGTTCCGATGACGCCGGGGTGCCTACCGAGCTGGTGCCGACTTACTATGCGCAGCGCGCCGGTGCCGGGCTGATTATCTCTGAAGGGGTGTTTCCTGCAGCCCTTGGCCAGGGTTACCTGCGCACTCCCGGTATCGAAACCGCCGAACAAGTGGCCGCCTGGAAGCAGGTTACCGAAGCCGTACATGCTCGCGGTGGGCGGATCTTCATGCAGCTGATGCATTGCGGACGCATTTCGCACCCTTCGCTGTTGCCTGACGGCGCCCTGCCACAGGCCCCCTCCGCGATCAAACCCGCCGGCCAGACCTGGACAGCCACAGGCCTTCAGGACTTCGTTACCCCAAAGGCACTGAGCGTGGTCGAGATTGCCGCGGTTATCGAGGGCTACCGTCAGGCCGCTCGCCTGGCCATCGAGGCCGGTTTCGACGGTGTCGAGCTGCATGGCGCGTCGGGGTATCTGCCTGAACAGTTTCTCTCGACGGGCAGCAATCAGCGCACCGATGAGTACGGTGGATCGGTTGAAAACCGTGTTCGCTTTGTAGTGGAGGTGTTGAACGCCATAGCGACGGAAATTGGCAGTGATCGCGTCGGCATCAAGCTCTCCCCTGAAATGCACTTCAACGACATCGTCGATGCCAACCCGCAAGAAACCTACACCCATCTGGTCGAGCAATTGCGCGGGCTGAATCTCGCCTATCTGCACGTTGCCCTGTTCGGCGCCAGCGTCGATTACCACGCCTTGTTGCGTCCCCTGTTCGATGGCAGCTACCTGATCGGTGGCGGGCTCGATCAACGCTCCGCCGAATCGCTGATCGCCGGGGGCCAGGCCGACGCGGTGGTGTTTGGCAACGCATTCCTCGCCAACCCCGACCTGCCCGAGCGTTTTCGCACAGGTGCCGAGCTTAATGTGCCGGACAAAGACACGTTTTACGCACCGGGCGCTCAGGGGTATATCGATTACCCGGCCATGAGCTCGGCTCAAAGCGCCTGAGTGGCGCTGCAAGGCTAAAAATCTGGTGCAAAACCTGTGGGAGCGGGCTTGCCCGCGATAGCGGTGTGTCAGCCAACATTAATTTCGACTGACACTCCCTAATCGCGGGCAAGCCCGCTCCCACATGGAGGTGCGTTTGACTGACTGTTGCCGTCTACATCTCAACCTGCGTGCCCAGCTCTATCACGCGATTGAGCGGCAACTTGAAGTATTTGAGGTTGCTGTTGGCGTTCTTCAGCAAAAACGCGAACAGGGTTTCGCGCCAACGGGCCATGCCGATACGCTTGGTCGGGATGACCGTCTCCCGGCTAAGGAAATACGTGGTGCGCATTGGACTGAAATCCAGCTCTTTCAAATGGCACAGGCTCAACGCCAGAGGTACGTCGGGCTCCTCGATAAAACCGAAGTGCAGACTCACTCGAAAGAACCCTTCACCATAAGCCTCGACTTCGAATCGCCGATCCGCAGCCACACGCGGGCTGTCTTCAGACACTACG
The Pseudomonas lini DNA segment above includes these coding regions:
- a CDS encoding alkene reductase → MHSLFSQVQIGRLTLSNRMVMAPMTRSRSDDAGVPTELVPTYYAQRAGAGLIISEGVFPAALGQGYLRTPGIETAEQVAAWKQVTEAVHARGGRIFMQLMHCGRISHPSLLPDGALPQAPSAIKPAGQTWTATGLQDFVTPKALSVVEIAAVIEGYRQAARLAIEAGFDGVELHGASGYLPEQFLSTGSNQRTDEYGGSVENRVRFVVEVLNAIATEIGSDRVGIKLSPEMHFNDIVDANPQETYTHLVEQLRGLNLAYLHVALFGASVDYHALLRPLFDGSYLIGGGLDQRSAESLIAGGQADAVVFGNAFLANPDLPERFRTGAELNVPDKDTFYAPGAQGYIDYPAMSSAQSA